ACCAATGAGAAGATTAGAAACTCACAGTGCTTTGTCGGAACCAGATCCTCATCTGTCAGGATTTTCTGAATGATGCTGGCAGCGTAGTCTGCGTACTGTGGGGCTGAACACTTCTTCTTTCGTCCTTTCTCATCCGTCCACTGGTATTGGCTGAGGATGCAAAAACATAACCATAAATCCCCAGTGATAGCTCTCTACCAGCTAATCTTAGATAAGTGCTGAAACATAAGCTAATAGGAAAGAGACACTGTCATCACATATTTGCCTCCTTTTATGCTCCCCATTGGATTTCTGTTTGAGTTAGTAACAGTGTTCTGTTATATTCTATTCCATACAACGTTAGTGGGTATTTAGCAAAGAGTATTCGGTCCTACTTCGTCTTTTTCTGAATACTTAGTGCTTGGGCAAATGGAGTCCAAAACCTAAAACCCATATACAGTTGTGTGATgttatattacatacagtatctaCTCTCTCATTGGACTGCAATATGTGACGGAACTGTCCATTTACAGTACGTAGTAGGGATACATCGAATCCAAGATTCAGTTCgggcaagattctgccttttttgtcaGGCAAATCCACGTGCTCGCCCCAAACCGAATCCACATCCTTAAAATCAcgggactttttgtcacataaacacggaagttgaacatttttcactgcgTGCTTTTGTTTAACCCTTCCACAACCTTTTCAAATTAGGATTCACATTTAGTTCAGTTTGGATTCGGACGTCAATTTTGTTCCTGAGATCTACACAATAACCGGGAACCTGGGGAGGTAGGAATCATGGCGCTTGCATTTTGTGCCAGAACTGTGCATTCTACGATCTGTGGCACATAAAGGAGTTATTGGTTTGTTTTCATACTGTTTTTTCATTAAAAGTTATTTACAGATTTGAAGCAGCCCCTGGTGTTACAGGATTCATTTGATTCCACCCTGCTCTGCTAAATATGGGATGTGTAGTTCCTATGCAGCCTAAACCGGTTTTTATTGCTTCACACCTCTTTGCCTGCATTGTCTGACCTAGTGAAGTGCACATTCCTGTGCAACGTACCTGAACGTTATAAAACTGCTTTCTCCTGCAAATGCTGGCCTGGCCAACACATCTACAGTTACATCCCTCTGCTACTGAAATGTGCCGCTCTTTGGCTTTTGCCTGCCAAAAAGGCCGGTTGCAACAGGGGGGCTTCCATGTGGTGCGTAAAGATGGCCATACGTAGGCTGATAAATGCTGCTGACTTGGATGgagtctgcagcttattggcctacgCATCTCTCCCTCCCTGTGGCCTGCTCACTCAATACCTGGCCTGAGGTGCATGGCGTATTTAGGTTCAGTGTAGTCCTAGGTACCAGTCCTCATTCCGCCCTTGTCCCCCCATGCAGCAATTGATTTAGGTCCATGAATTCAACAGGGACTGGGGAGTGATTTTTCTATTACCATATAGGTACCCACTGGCCACCCACCTAAAGCTGCCACcaaatggcaatctgtggattcaggtaaataccagtggggctgctgtaagatgccatagacactcactatttactgggctgctagggggctgtttgggcctctctatgcttgaaatgccagggcctatcttaaatcccagtctgggcctggctgaCACCCGAGGCCCACAGGTGCCTATAAGATAGATACAGCTCTGCCAAGCAGAGAAGACTATCCACGACCTGATGAACTACTCAAAGGGATTATCTAGCAATGTCTAAACGAACCCGCTTATATTGGCCCCACAAGTAGGCTAATAGGCTGCTGATTGACCAATATCTGCTATAATATCTAGACATGGGATTATTGAAGACCCAAAAGCATGTATTGTGTTTCAAGTCCATACCCCATTATTGCTACAAGGTGACATTATGATACTTATAATAgagctttaaaggggatgtaaaccttgCCTAATAAACAAAAGTCAGACCCACCGGTGCAGAGAACTGAAAAAGACCAGACAGATACTGCTCTCTATAACAATCTAGAAATAGTTTAGAATTTGGGTTATTGCACTGGGAATCGCATTTTCCTTCActatgcaatattttattttggtgTTTATTTGCCATTTAAACAGGTGCCTGTTTTGATTCTAGTTGTATCCATGCTAAAAGCACTGCGGCCCCCCCAGCATGATCAGATCTTGGCAGCCCATGACTTGCCGTGCATGACAGCTGCTCTAATCCGCTCTATACATTTCGGTGCCAAAGGCACTCCTGTTGCTAACGACCCACCCACCTTGCAACAAGAAAAGGGAAGTTAATTCAATGCACTGAACTCATCTCATTAGATCAGCCTGAGATTAAAGGCTAAATTCAGCAAGCGGGTGCGGGTGTCAGCCTTTTCAGCAGCAGCGAGCGAGTCGGGCAGCAGGTGCATGTACGGCTAATTATAATCCCCTGGGCTGCCCTCAGCTGCTTTTGTGTATACAGGTTACATGGCAACGTTGTGTCAACAAGGCTCCCTTTGCACGGCTGCTTGAATAAAGAAACCCTGGAATTCCCACCACCCAACTCCCCCCTGTTGGAGCGGGTAAAGCCATGGAAGCAAGAGTAATGACATAGGTATCCCAGGCTTCTCTTCAACAACAACATGAGCTCCCTTCACCTAAATGTATTTCCCATCAAACACATTTGGAGGCTATTTGAGAAGCATTCGATCAGCCATGGAGGCATAAGGTTCATTTAaaacctgtcacccacacataaatcCTTGTATAACAAaaactaaacatgaaacccaaattcatttttttatttaatcatccataaatgtattaaaaaatctgagctgtcaatcatatattgcctgccccgcctctgcatagaggcggggcaggcaatatatgattgacagctcagatttgtaattacaattactttcacctTCCATTCcacacttcctagatatcaccaaGATGGCGCAATtacaagattttggggttataCAAGGCTTTCCTCAATAACAgcattcacaaaatggcacctgcctacttgctgtgattgtgaatccCGAAGACTGAAGGAAAtgcaatttaaattatttatatagcgtatttttttgctaaactaacattatagaaaaggatatataattattatatgcgCTTGGCTCCGTCAGGGGGGAATGTATGAAAACTATAGTGTATCAATAGGGCACAGGGGGGCATTACTTATCCATAGATTTGTATTGATTCCGGCACGACCATGGGTTCTCTGCCAAAGACGCTGATGAAACAGTGACCTCTAGTGGTCACTCACCGAGCAAGAGGGGCAAAACACTAACTATTAACCCTTTACGTACAGCTTTCTTTTGGTAATGTAGAGTCTATGGTGGCAGGCAGTTACGTCGGCACTAAAGATTCTAGGGCGGATGGCACTTAAAGCTGTAAAGGATGGAACCTTTCCAATACAGCAGTAATCGGCCATCCTGACATTCCATGTGAAGCTGTAATTTCCTGCCTGCAGCCAGTTTGTTTATCTCCTCTAATGGCTCCAGCACTTACCTTCCTGTTACTATATAGGAGCTAATGATGACATTGTATAGCAGGAAGATGTTCATTATATTCTTGGCAAAGTGAGGTAAACTATCTCTAAAGGTTATGGGtcactttgcctttaataaacaTTGCAGGGCCTCAGTTACGCCATAAACATTCAGTTCCCCCCCTGGGGGGTATGTTGCACAACCCCTAGTGTGATTTAAATAGCCCGATGCCCTATGAATGTTCTTTAGTTGACCTCTGAGCAATAAAATACACTTTGTTGTTTCTCAGCTATaatggcaggggatgctgggagttatttttttttttagccacagCACAAGAGCTGGTTGGTTGGAGAAATATATTGATTTATTGGAAAACAGTTAGTCCTTTCTTTGGAAATGGCTATAAATTCATAGGAGATATTGCAGTACATCATATGTCTACAGCAGGCCCTCCAGCTATTACTGAACTTGCCGACTGTCTGGGAATGTGgcagctgtagttcaacaacagccagAGGGTCATCAGTTTTACCCACACTCATTCCCTCAAAGGGGTCAGCGGCCTGTACATCTACATTCGTTTTATGGAAGCGCCACGGAATTGTCAGCCTTCCGCTAAGTACTACTACTACAATTCCCAATCTCAGCTCATATGCAGGAGGGCTACAGATTTAAGAATCTCTCTTTGTATTACAGGTCTAATTGGcttgttcacctttgtgttaacatttagtatgatgtaatattttgagacaatttgcaattggtcttcattttttattatttgtggttttgtaattattttggaatttcatcagttatctggttgctagggttcaaattaccttagcgaccaggcattaattttaatgagagactggtatatttataggagaggccgtaaacaaaaggaaaagtaataaaaagtaacaataacactaaaaTTATAGCTTTGCAGAGCAGTTGTTGTtgtgtggctgctggggtcagtgaccccccattcgAAAGttggaaaaagtaaaaatgataaaaaataaataatgaagaccaattgaaaggttgcttagaattgccctgTCTATGACTAAAAGATAACTgaagggtgaaccacccctttaatacagctctgTGTATGTAAATCAAtattggtgctttttttttttctttttgtcactgCTGTAAATAACAGGGGCATAGCCTCCTGTGTGAGTCACCTGGGTGCCTACTACTAACATAACGTATGAATTAGAAGTTCTATTCAGTGTATGTATGTTCCGAAACCACAGCTTTACTTACATGGACCAGGCTTTCATGGTTGGACACGACGATATTGTGCAGAATTCGGAAATGGCACCGTAGAAAAGGCTCACGTGGTTATAGAAGGCAGAGGCTGCAATGGAAAAATCAACAAATGAATCCAAATGCAATACAATAAACAATGGCTGTCTGACCACTGAGCAAACTGGACTTTATTCAAGGTCTACTGCCATAATGGGTCATCCAGGTAGGCACCCAGCCTGGGGACTGTGTCTACTAAATCCTGCCAAAGATATTTCACTGCTTGCCAGGCTGGAAGGAGGATGTACCCTAGCTGTGCCAagctatataaaatacacaagagccatgaatatcctgtatatcaggggtccccaacctttcttactcgtgagccacagtcaaatataaaaagacttggggagcaacacaagcaccataaaagttcatggaggagccaaataagggctgtgattgactattaggcagcctctatgcaccctatcagcttacaggggctttatttggtaggaaatcttgtttttattcaaccaaaacttgcccccaagtcaggaattcaaatataactacctggtttgggggcactgagagcaacatccaagggattgggaagcaacatgtcgcccctgagccactggttggggatcactgctgtatatgatattcttataaatggtgctaaGTGATGCCATCAAAtataaacagagcttagtgatgtcatttctgtcacatacTGGAACTTGTatgctataataaataatgtaacccctgttgtaaaatattaggatattagtagtcaccttggaattccatgacctgcataaaagcactcagccttgtaatttatattattcactatatatgggTATATTGTGAATAATATGGGCAATTATAtttatccttttatttatataatgtctgGGAATTCTAAAGCAGTATAGCAGCAGGTTGGTCCTCTAGCAACTTCTGACTACTAAGTGGTATCCAGTTCTCCTTGCAAGTCATGGGTGTCAGACAGAGAGGAGCGCACCTATTTGTGCAAACTGGTGATTCGGGTTCCAGGGTTCACAATGCGGCACTGGGTCTGACAGTGATTTGTGGTGGTTTGGATGCTGAGTCACAGCCAATGAACTCAAATGAGGTGTCTCCAATCAGAGCAGATCAATCACATGTAGTGACAAGCCGTGAAATGAGTTCTTTAGTTACACACAGGTACATGGCATTAATGCCTGCTTTCTTTTGGTGGGTGTGAAGTGGGCACAAACTACTACTTCTGGGATTTTTCTTTCCTAGAAGCTGGTTTCAGAGCCTGCTTTTTTTATTCCAAATGATTCCACGCTGGCGCCTTTTTACCCCTGTCCAAATGACGCCAACTTCGAGGCCTTGTATGAGCAATGAGTGCCTATTATGTCTGCCGCTTGTGATACACAATCGCTAACAAAAACACAGACTCCCGTTCCAAAGCCAAAAAAGAAAAACCACACGGGGAAGAAGAATGCGGCTAAGGAGCTGGATGGGAGTAAAATCCTGTTCTCCTTCTGTCTTTAACCGCTGAGCCACATAAAAAACACATGCTGAGCTTCCTCTGAAATGGGCCCATTCTGCAAGGAAGGaacttctgttttataattaaagggAAGCGTAAGCCAAAAAAATGCCATGACTCCTACACCTATAAATATCCCTGCCCCTGATAACGGCAGTATAAAAATGATTCCTGCAGTGTAGTAGAGAAAAGCATTTAAGAAAAACACAGtctatctcatctatctatctatctatctatctatctatctatctatctatctatctatctatctatcatctatctatctatctatctatctatcatctatctatctatctatctatctatctatctatctatctatatgtctatataAGTGTTTACTCACAGACAGGCTAAGAGACCAATTTTACAAATCCAGAGGTACACATCCAAGCCACACAATACAGCCACTGGATATTTTTCTATTGATTTTGCATGTTTTCTATTCAAGGAATCTCCAAGGTTTGGGTTTTCTAGCCATttctaaactacaattcccagcatgcctcaacagATGGCTGAAAGACAACAACAGAAAGAACCTCTCAAGAACCACAAGAACCTCTATGGAATGATAAGCAGACTACTAGAAAAAGCACTTTTCTGTTCTGGACACATGATTATAGGCCATAAGAAATCAAGGTCTAGGGGCAGAAGAGGCATATGCCTAGGGGAGAATGTGGGGGTGCTAGGGACATACCCCTTAGTTCTGGCACTTCTGTAACTCAGCCAGGAGCTCATTAAGCTGCCGCACATTGGCATGTGTGTTGCATGCATTGCAGAGCGAGGGTTGTTGAATGGTGGAGAAATGCTGTGGGGGTGCATTGGGGCACCCATATCTTTGGGCCTGCCACTGTATGTGCTTATATGTTGCCAAATTGCCCCACTTCAGTCACCCATAGACAAatcaatctgtgggttcaggcaaatgccagaggggctgctgtaagatgccatagtcactatttattggactggtggggctgtttggccctctgtgtatttgaaataccagggcctattttgaatcccagtccagacttgaATCCGGCAGTAGATAACAACCTGGGTGGCAACAGATACTTAAAATTGACTGCAAAAATGTGAACATTTGCGTAAGAAATAATCAATATGTGCGTTGACAGCCACGGCAGGCAATAACAAAGGTTGGGCCCTGTAACATAACTCAGTTATTGGTAAGCCTGGAAAATGTCACAACGTGCCTTAGTGAATCAGCGCCGGAGCTTCGCCTTGGTCTCTGCATCAACAAAACCTCAAGAGAACCTGTGCCGTTTGCATGTGACAGTTATATAAAGCATAATGAGCACGGTCCAGAAGCTggcagtgacagacgggggcCAGTTAGGAATGCCAACATAAACATTCCACATCAGTCCCCCCCATCACCCCTAGTGACTGTAATTTACAGGGCATTTACTATGCCTTTCAGTAGAAAGTGATGACAGGTGGGAAAGGCTGTTTGGCCACTGCGGTTCTTCCTTAGCACGCTGCCCCAGTCAAAGCGCTCGCTGCTCCATAGCCCTAAGGTATTAACAGCTGATAATACAGGCCGCCAACATTAGCCTCAGTGCTCAGTGTGCAAGTCAGGGGGCAGCAGTACCCTGTGTCAGAATAATAACTAACTTACATCTGATATATCAGACTGGCTGTACGCCTAAAGAGAAGCTTGATTGGGCCtcctaaaactccaaactggagagctgctgcacaaaaagctaaagaatgaaaaaaaaccccacaaataataaaaaaaagagaaaccagtgcaaattgtctcagaatatcattctctacatcagcggttctcaacctgtgagtcgggaccatcggaaaacacatatttccattggtcttaggaaccgagacaccgctcctctatggttgggggtcaccacaacatgaggaactgtattaaagtgttggggcattaggaaggttgagaaccactgctctacatcatagtaaaagttaaattaaatgcAACCCACCCCTTTAGGGCATAAGGCCTGCAACCAAAACCTTGCACATACTCTACATTATAGGCCATAGATACAGGGCAATTGAAACCAGTTCTACCAGGAATGTGTTcacaataaaacactttttacaaCACAGCTTGTGTAAAAGGTTTACGGCCCCAAAACGCCTGCTCCCTTTTATGCACTGCTGTTCCTCCAGTGACACCCAAGGTGGGGCGATATTATATTTAGCGAGAAAAACCTGCCCGTGGCACACAGATGAGGCTGCAAAATGAAATGGCTCCCCGGTAGTTTTTGGGCTTTATATATTACGTGCATGGAGCGGTGCCAGCAATGAAGCTTTTCAGCATAGTGGAATATTCGCTGCATGGTTTGCACAGCAGCCATTTCATTTAGTACGGTTATCAAACGTGTCACGCCATAAATAACAGAAGGCAAAAATCATTGTGAGAGCTACAAAAGCTTATTCAGTCTGCAGCTACCAGATGGTTTACAGCAGCAAGCATACGGCAAAGACTCCATACATTTGGACTGCTGAACTGATTATGGGGCATTTATCAGTTTTAAATCATTGTGACATTACCCTGCACTATAATGGAAAGCTAAAAACCCTGCACTTGGAACTACTTTGTCATAAAATCACATGGGTTTGGGCCTAATACTGGCCCCAGGCTTGGCTGGCGTTTACTGGCTTCTATACTGATGACAACCCTATATGATATCTAAAGGCACCCATCTATGGGGAGAAACCCCATTTGCTGTGTACAGGCCTCAATAAATGCCCTGGTCAATAGCTGTTTGGGGGTTTAGTCAAAAAAATGACCAGGCCAGATGTAAAATCCTGTTGGCCAAGTACTGCCATGGGCTCTGGGTGCAGTTTTGTGGCAACAAGACTAAATGGGCACCACGTGTCAGTAGCCAATAACCATCCACATATCAGGAGTAGTAGTTTAGCCCCTTTCTCTAGAGGTAGAGCATATGCATTAATAAAAGCTTCTAGAGCTTATCAGAACCAAATATAAAAACCAAACCCCCCACTGACTTTACTAAACTTTTGTCAtggtttaaaatataatattttgtagAAACCTTTgtgaatataataaatacatgttcatATAAGGTAAGTTTGTAATACAGCTGTAGTGACCCTTTCAGAGCCACCAGGATAACGTACCATTGCTGGCAAGCCACTCTTCCACATTTAGACCTTTCGGCAATGCTACCAGCATCAGGATATCGGCATCCACTATGCGGGCTGCTGTGTATCGAGGTTCCAGGTATATCTTCTCGGGCTCTATGCCCTTCTTCTCCCTTTTGTCCTTATTTATGGACTTGGTCCTGGAAGAAAAGTGCAATTAGACCTtgatgaatttgggtttcatctGGCGACAATGTTAAGAAGTATCTGCAGGAAATAGTAACAGAACTTTTCCAGGCACGAGCAGTGGCAAGAACCATCCTTGTCCATCCTTTACTGAACCTGGTAAATACTGTAGACTAAAGGTACATACACAGGCTGCCAATtggggtcctttagactgatttggcagcttatctgcccctgtatggggccccccaACAAGCctccctgattgatatctggacaaaaattgGCAAggtgtcgatcgggcaggtttgatcttccCATGaaatcggggactgcatcgactTGTTGGTACGATAGCCCTTATACCcatccaccttaggtgggcatattggaagaCGATCCGCTCGATTGCCGAGGTtgcttaatgtgtatggccaccttaagacactgAGAAGTTTATTCTGATCAATGGTAACTGCTTCTGTGTCTATTTTATGAACCCGGGAAAGTCATTCAGTGGGGTAAATATTCAAAACAATGAAACAGGCCCTCAAAATTTGAGATATTCGCTAACTACATTATATCTAGTGATATGAAATACTCACCGGTGCTTGTACCCCAGCAGCTTCCCCATTGCCTGAAACACCATTGTGTCCACTTGTACCAGGGGCCCAGAGCTGAACAATGAAACTGGTTTTTCTCTCTCTGCAAACCCAAAAAACCTGCAGGcgaagtggaaaaaaaaacatcaggaaGCTTTTAATTTGCTTTGTGCCCTCCAGATGGGAGAAACCATGTCCTTGTCATGCAAATGACCCCACTGAAAGAGTGCCACCCTCCTAGAGACACGCAGGTCTGCCGGAGAACAAATGCACGCTTCATCTCTTCTGCTGTGAAAAAGTAGGAGCCATAACTGTTTGTTTAATATGGAAATGATCCATGCGTGGAACGAGAACAGAGATAATGTGAGACGGCCAAGGTTTGTCATCACAATCCAACCAGTCCCGGGCTTGCCGAGGATCCTGTCAGCAGAGTGGAAATGAAAAGCGTGCATTGTGTTTTCCAGCTCTTCAGCAAATGTGTATTGTTAGTGACGGGTGGGTCTGATTAATTAAATCTTGCACGCCACCCTGGCTTCTTGCTATTCACAGCCTGGGCCCAGAGCGCTCTCATCTACACCACCATTATTGTGACCCACAGCCAGTCATTGATGCCACTGAAGGCTGCAGGAACTGCCCTGCTGATTGAGCTCTTCTCCATACTTTTCAGCATCACCAAGGCTTTATATATGGATGAAGCTGCTGATAAAAAGCCTGAGGACTTTTAATTTAGTGCTGCTCTCATAGTTTTTACGGATTATGGGTCAGataaaaaagttatttataaatactgaTGGGCAGGTCAACCCAAAATCTGCTGAAATCAGCCAACAAAATGAGATTAAGGGGgtgattttaattgtttttagaaACAAAATGCCTGAAAATAGTTAAGTAAGCCATATGCTTGGGCTGCCTGTCATTGAAATAAATAGCAACTGCCTACGACAAGGCCAATTGTTCCCATCTAGAGGTGAGAGGTGGCTGCTATCTACATCTGGTGCACAGGGTCCCAGACTGGCCCATCGGGATACTGGGAAAGTGTACCAGGAGAAAACCCTTTGGGCCtcagtcctgttgggccccaccgGCCCAAGCATACCGGTAAGCTGTGTGGTGCATCAGTggaacactgggggggggggggcagaatgcaTTGCCAATAGTTATCTGCACTGGCACCAATATTCTTGGCGAGctgtgggcccttagctgggaaCTGtagggtgaggctggagtgggGGGCCCTTTGCTTGGGTTTCCTTGTGGGTCCAGCCTTCTCCAATCCAACACTAGGCCAGGTCCTGCTGCCAGCCAAGTTCAGGAAGATTCAAActaaattaaagatggccatgtaTTCCACTGTAAAATGCACAGTGATCTTTAAGTTTTCCCCAGAGCTGCAGCCTgatttgggttgccacctttccccctCATGAAAggcgggcagtgacatcacagggtagggacagtgatgtcatggggcagtgacatcacaactgatgtcctaatttggaaaactgcaCAGGCAGTTTTTAATAAGTGGCAACCCTTGACAGGGAGAGTGTAAATAGCTGTGTGGTACAGATCAGTGGGGGGAGAAAGGGGAGAAAGGGGACAAAGTGGGTGGGCAGTGGTGGGCCCTGAGTacgccagtccaacactgctggtGCGCCATAGGTGTCCAAATCCTGCAGTGATGTAAACAATGGATTTCCAATAGGAATAAGATTGCTGAGTCTGAACACAATATCCATTGACCGTGGCTTAGGGctataataaataacataatatcACTGCATTAGGTGGCTATTTCTGCTCCTTGCAATGCAGCATTGACATCAAAGGTCAATATAAGCACTCTGTAAGCACTTTTATACATAATCTGTATGTTCACTGTATCCTCCCATTTATTGTagagcactgtggaatatgttggtgctttatacatTTGTTcttatccagggtcggactggggggtgcaggacccaccagggctgccgacccaggggccctgcagatgTCCCCACCGGCCACGTTCAGCAGatatttcccggtgtcccggcggcccagttcgaccctgttcttatcataacaataataaatatatatatatacagtatgtatacacaCAATCCTTATGTTCTTATTATTCTTATAGACACAATGTACATGGGAAACACTGAGCAAAGACAAACCACACACATTTGTACTAAACCTGCATGCGTAAGCCTTTTCCCCAACCACATTTGGCCTATAAAAAGTTCCTATTTTTAGTCATGTTTTTATCATTCACATGCAAAACCTTTCCCAGCCTTAGAAGGAACGTTCCAAGTGTGTATTTGTTAGACTTGAATACAGCGCAGAGTAAACACGGCTCCGTGCGTATTTACTCTCATAATACTCATACGACACATGACGCTGCTTGCAAGCTCTAAGGGCCACCTTTGTCAGTCCCTgcttttatagatatatatagccTAATATGGCATTATTTAGAATGAATCCCATACTGCTGTTGGGCTTCTTTCTGTCTAAATACCAGTCCAGGAAGGAATTTACTCCCCCCAAAAAGAGGTTGAGTGTGACTGGGCCTGCTGCTCGGAGGCACAActtgaaacaacttttttttgtaaaagttgtACTTGaggaaattactttttttttcagccacTTAACAACAGCAGCTGGGGGATCATGGGATTTATAGTTTATTACAAGTAGAAGAACCAGAGGTTCAGCAGTGGCCAGTAGTAGTCCAATGAAATTCATAGAACTGCATATTTTCACCAAATTTGGGGTGTttttggctattggtagcccctatgtgaactaaTAGcctaaacagggtcagactgggccaccgggaaaatacccggtgggccccggcggcccagacccgaccctgttgttGCGTCCCTTGCCGCCAaagtcctcccctgatgtgtttacAAACGCGCATTCAGGTGAGGATGCCCGGTGGGGGGTGGTAGGGGTGCacgcgggggcccctgcaggggccctgcaccccccagtcagaccctgagCCTAAAGGA
The sequence above is a segment of the Xenopus tropicalis strain Nigerian chromosome 7, UCB_Xtro_10.0, whole genome shotgun sequence genome. Coding sequences within it:
- the mob2.2 gene encoding Mps one binder kinase activator-like 2, gene 2 — its product is MVFQAMGKLLGYKHRTKSINKDKREKKGIEPEKIYLEPRYTAARIVDADILMLVALPKGLNVEEWLASNASAFYNHVSLFYGAISEFCTISSCPTMKAWSIQYQWTDEKGRKKKCSAPQYADYAASIIQKILTDEDLVPTKHCKEFPKTFRPSIQKTFRLLFHLLGHIYTSHYKTVVNLELHPHLNTLYLHLLLFCAEFQLLDSKEMSLSEDLTTALIRSSPTPKTTGSHLRNT